In Leptospira levettii, the genomic window ACCTTCCAAAATTTGGTCTTCTGATTCGGGTCTTGGTTTTCCCAAACGGTCAAAGAAAAACTGAAGTTTTGGTTCTAATTCTCCTTCTCGATTCCACCACTCCATCACCAAACTCGTGTCATGTGTTGATAAGACAGATATCGCATTTTCACGGTAGTGGTCTTCTTCGATGTAGTCCCCAGTTGTAAATGATTTTGTCCAACGTACAACATCAATCCCAATCATTTGGCGTTCAAACAAGGAATCACGAATGAAAGTAGGAACTGAACCCAAATCCTCGGCACAAGGAACCATGGAGGAAAAGGACTCAAAAATTTCTAAAATGGTCTCCCCTGATTCTTTCCAATGTTTCTCTTCTTCATTGATATGAAGTTGAGACAGAGGAAATAAGTTAGCTTTCATTTCCTCAGGAAGAGACTGGTAACCTTCCTCTTTCCAGAAGTCCCAATAAAAAATATAATGATTGGGTTTGAATTCATGGATGAGTCCGCGTTTTTCCATTTCATTTGGATCAATGCCAACTTTTAAAAATTCACTAGTCTCAATTCCAAATTGAGGGTGAAACCATCCCTTTAATGCGGTTCTGTGTTCTTTGGGAATGGCCCAAATGCGGTACATACCAATCACATGGTCAATGCGGTACAAATGGAAAAAATTTTCTAAATATAACAGACGATCTTTCCACCAACTATAATGGCTTTTTTGTAACACTTCCCAATTCAGAACAGGGAAACCCCAGGTTTGACCCGTTTGTGAAAAATGATCTGGGGGTGCACCTGCTTGTAAATCCAACAAAAAGTTTTCAGGGTGTTCCCAAACATCACAGGAATTACGAGCTGTAAGGATAGGCATATCACCTTTTAAAAAAATTCCATTGTCCTCTAAATGGAGTTTGACGGCATTTAACTGATCAAATGCGATTTTCTGTAAATATACCCAGAACGATGCTTCTTCTCTTTGTTCTGTGAACACTTTGTCCTTTGCATTGTATGGATCTTGGAATTCTTTTGGCCATTCCCACCAATTTTTTCCTTCGTATGTTTCATACAATACCCGAAACGAAACATATGAATAACACCAAGGTTGTTTTTCTAAAAAGTTAAGAGCATCTCTCATAGACTCTTTTTGATGAGAAAGATAAAATTCTCTTAGGTATTTTATTTTTAAATCTCGTACTCTAATAGGATTGTTTTGTAAGTTTACGATTTGGTTTTTACGTGATTTGTAAGGCAAACCAAGTTTGTATAAAGATATGTATAATGGATCAATTGCAAAAGCTGAAATGGCACTATAAGGTGAATAACCATAACCAGTATCATTGAGTGGTAATAATTGGATGATACTAAATCCAATGTCCTTTGCCCAGTCACAAAGTGGGTATAAACTATAGATGTCTCCACATTCGAATGAATGCCTAGAAACAATTGAGGACAGAGATACAAGTACCCCTGCCCTTCTTTGTTTGATTGGAATCAATGAGCCCAATGTTTTACATTAAGCAACTGTGATTTCTTTTGAAAGATAAACGTCTTGGATTGCGTGTAATAGTGATACACCTTCTTTCATCGGTTTTTGGAACGCTTTTCTACCAGAAATGAGTCCCATACCACCAGCACGTTTATTGATGACCGCAGTTTTTAATGCTTCTTGTAAGTCATTTTCTCCAGATGCCCCACCTGAGTTAATTAGCCCTGCTCTTCCCATGTAACAATTTGCTACTTGGTAACGAGTGAGGTCAATTGGATGCTCAGAAGTCAAATCAGAGTAAATACGTTTATCAGTTTTACCGTAAGAAGACTCTTGGTTGAGTACATTGTAACCACCATTGTTTTCAGGTAACTTTTGTTTGATGATATCCGCTTGGATGGTGACTCCTAAATGGTTTGCTTGCCCTGTTAAGTCAGCAGAAACATGGTAATCTTTGTCTTTTTTGAACGCATTGTTTCTGATATAACACCAAAGGATCGTAGCCATTCCAAGTTCGTGTGCCATTTGGAACACTTTTGAAATTTCAACGATTTCACGACCAGCATCAGCAGATCCAAAATAGATTGTGGCGCCGATGGCAACACATCCTTGGTCATAGGCTTGTTTTACAGTCGCAAACAAAATTTGTTCACTTTTGTTTGGGTAAGTGAGAAGTTCGTTGTGGTTGATCTTTAAAATAAAAGGGATTTTGTGAGCATACTTACGAGCCACAGAACCTAACACACCTAAAGTTGTAGCCACACCATTACAACCACCTTCTATTGCGAGTTTGATGATATTTTCGCCATCGAAGTAAATTGGGTTTTTGGCAAACGAGGCACCAGCGGAGTGTTCAATCCCTTGGTCTACCGGAAGAATGGATACATATCCAGTTCCACCAAGTCGGCCATGACCGAGTAAAGTTTGAATGCTTCTGAGAACAGGGATGGACCTGTCTGAAGGTGCAAAAATTCTGTCTACCCAGTCGCTACCAGGTACGTGAATGAGTTCTTTTGCGATTTTTGGTGATTTGAATCCAAGGAGGGATTCCGCGTCGTTTCCAAGATGTTTCGAGATTTCGTCGAAGTTCAAAGTTGTTCTCCTTAAAAATAAATTCTCGGGTTGGGCCAAGGTGACAACATCTTTTTTTGCTCGTCGTCCTTCCCCATACCCTTATCTTGATTTAAGAGGCAAAATTGAGAGGATCAGCACAATTTCGTATGTTTTTTTCCCTGGCCTGGCTCTCCCTCACTCTGTCACTTGGAGTCTGGTGGTGGATTTTAGGGTTTCGCCAAGCCAAAACCATTTCTGAAATTTCTGTTAGCACAGAAAGACAGTTTGAACTGAACCGAGTGAATCGGATGTTACAACTAGAAGGGTCATTTTTCTTATCGATGTTAACCCTGGGTGGTGTGACTCTCGCCGTTTTATCCTACAGAGACCACAAACGTTCCAAACTCATTGCTGATTTTTTCTCTACAGTCACTCATGAAATGAAAACTCCAATTGCCAGCTTACAACTGCAAGTTGAAGTCCTATTGGAAGATACAAAAGATTTAGAACTGAAAAGAAAATTGGGAAAAATCTGGAAAGAAAACTTAAGGATTGAATCCCAAATGGGAAATGCCTTTTATCTGGCAAGTCTCATGCAAGGAGAAGCTCTTTACTTAGAAACGTTAACCTTACAAGAAATCAAAGATTCCTATTCCCACCATGAACCAGATTTGCTTTGGGAAGTATCCATCCCTCTCTCAAAAAAAGTACACCTCGATAAAAAAGCATTTTTTGCCATGTTAAAAAATCTGACTGAAAATGCAAAACGACATGGAAAAGCAAACCAAATCAAACTTCACATTGACCAAGAAAAAGATCGAATTTGTTTTCTGTTAGTAGACAATGGATCTGGTTTTATGGGGAATAAAAAATACCTCACCCAACCGTTTCTCCGCCATTCGAATACGAGCGGGAGTGGGATTGGACTTTATATCGTTAAAAAATTAATTGAAAAGATGAAAGGTAAAATCGAATTCCCGGACAGTCCGTACGGTTTCCAAGTCAAACTTTGTGTGAGAGAGGTCATATGAAACCAAGGATTTTACTTGTGGAGGATGATGAAGGACTCGGAGAAACATTAAAAGAAAGATTAGAACAAGATAACTACCGAGTAAAATGGGCAAAAACCGTCTCGGAGGCAGAAACTCTTTTTGCACCAAATTTGTATGATTTAGTTGTCCTCGACTTACGCCTGCCAGATGGAAATGGATTTGAACTCGCAGAGACGATGGTTTCTCTAGAAAAGGATCTTCCTTTTTTATTTTTAACAGCCCAAGCAGGAGCTCAGGAACGACTCCGTGGGTTTGAACTCGGAGCAGCCGAATTTATCCCCAAACCTTTCCATCTCAAAGAATTTCTCATCCGTTTAGAAAGGGTTGTTTCCCTCACTCGTCCCCATTTTGGTCAAAAATGGCAAATGGATTCGAAAGAAATCCATTTGGATTCCTTTTTAGTGAAAAACAGGGATGGTTCCAGTATCCTACTTTCCAAACGTGATTGTTCCCTCTTGGCTTTACTTCTGAGTGATCCCGCAAAAGTATTCAGTCGCTCTGAAATCCTTGATGTCATTGTGGGAGAAGACAGTTTTCCCACGGAAAGGACCATTGATAATGCCATTGTTCGGTTGCGGGATGCCTTAGGGGAAGATTCCATTCGCAATGTCCGA contains:
- a CDS encoding class I fructose-bisphosphate aldolase, encoding MNFDEISKHLGNDAESLLGFKSPKIAKELIHVPGSDWVDRIFAPSDRSIPVLRSIQTLLGHGRLGGTGYVSILPVDQGIEHSAGASFAKNPIYFDGENIIKLAIEGGCNGVATTLGVLGSVARKYAHKIPFILKINHNELLTYPNKSEQILFATVKQAYDQGCVAIGATIYFGSADAGREIVEISKVFQMAHELGMATILWCYIRNNAFKKDKDYHVSADLTGQANHLGVTIQADIIKQKLPENNGGYNVLNQESSYGKTDKRIYSDLTSEHPIDLTRYQVANCYMGRAGLINSGGASGENDLQEALKTAVINKRAGGMGLISGRKAFQKPMKEGVSLLHAIQDVYLSKEITVA
- a CDS encoding sensor histidine kinase; this encodes MFFSLAWLSLTLSLGVWWWILGFRQAKTISEISVSTERQFELNRVNRMLQLEGSFFLSMLTLGGVTLAVLSYRDHKRSKLIADFFSTVTHEMKTPIASLQLQVEVLLEDTKDLELKRKLGKIWKENLRIESQMGNAFYLASLMQGEALYLETLTLQEIKDSYSHHEPDLLWEVSIPLSKKVHLDKKAFFAMLKNLTENAKRHGKANQIKLHIDQEKDRICFLLVDNGSGFMGNKKYLTQPFLRHSNTSGSGIGLYIVKKLIEKMKGKIEFPDSPYGFQVKLCVREVI
- a CDS encoding 4-alpha-glucanotransferase, with translation MGSLIPIKQRRAGVLVSLSSIVSRHSFECGDIYSLYPLCDWAKDIGFSIIQLLPLNDTGYGYSPYSAISAFAIDPLYISLYKLGLPYKSRKNQIVNLQNNPIRVRDLKIKYLREFYLSHQKESMRDALNFLEKQPWCYSYVSFRVLYETYEGKNWWEWPKEFQDPYNAKDKVFTEQREEASFWVYLQKIAFDQLNAVKLHLEDNGIFLKGDMPILTARNSCDVWEHPENFLLDLQAGAPPDHFSQTGQTWGFPVLNWEVLQKSHYSWWKDRLLYLENFFHLYRIDHVIGMYRIWAIPKEHRTALKGWFHPQFGIETSEFLKVGIDPNEMEKRGLIHEFKPNHYIFYWDFWKEEGYQSLPEEMKANLFPLSQLHINEEEKHWKESGETILEIFESFSSMVPCAEDLGSVPTFIRDSLFERQMIGIDVVRWTKSFTTGDYIEEDHYRENAISVLSTHDTSLVMEWWNREGELEPKLQFFFDRLGKPRPESEDQILEGLLDFVFQTKSVFSIQLFQDLAFGVSDVLLNPEKHRINYPGTPDHSNWTYRFPILIEDYAEDFKRNFTLRKLVHSSGRN
- a CDS encoding response regulator transcription factor → MKPRILLVEDDEGLGETLKERLEQDNYRVKWAKTVSEAETLFAPNLYDLVVLDLRLPDGNGFELAETMVSLEKDLPFLFLTAQAGAQERLRGFELGAAEFIPKPFHLKEFLIRLERVVSLTRPHFGQKWQMDSKEIHLDSFLVKNRDGSSILLSKRDCSLLALLLSDPAKVFSRSEILDVIVGEDSFPTERTIDNAIVRLRDALGEDSIRNVRGVGYQWIAEVQPLK